A single genomic interval of Syntrophaceae bacterium harbors:
- the uvrA gene encoding excinuclease ABC subunit UvrA yields the protein MMKFIRIKGASQHNLKNISLDIPRDSLVVITGVSGSGKSTLAFDTIYAEGQRRYVESLSTYARQFIGQMDKPEVESIEGLSPAIAIEQRSASHNPRSTVGTVTEIYDYLRLLYARIGVPHCTRCGREIRSQTIDAMVEHLLALPEGTAVCLMAPVIRGKKGEFQRELARLRREGYVRVRVDGETRDLADEITLDRNRRHDIDVVVDRLAVREGVRKRLRDSLEISARLSDGLVRADIAGGGEILFSERYACPDCNVSLPELAPRMFSFNSPYGACPECDGLGTKIFFDEDLVVPDPGLSIRDGAIAPWQRRNSMVFHQMLEALSEHFGFDINTPFRELPETVRRVLLYGSGDEAIRFYTDSGGKRHFTEKPFEGIIPNLDRRYHDSDSHDVRAELERYLNMSECPACGGARLRKESLSVTVGGKNIHEMCCLSIADGMAFLQSLPLTRQEAAVSERILKEIRDRMRFLLDVGMDYLSLERASGTLSGGEWQRIRLATQIGSGLTGVLYVLDEPTIGLHPRDNGRLIATLARLKDMGNTVLVVEHDADMMAASDRIIDMGPGAGREGGEVVFQGTPAEILASETSLTGQYLSGRRCIPVPERRRAPTGRRIILEGATENNLKDIDIRIPVGVLTCVTGVSGSGKSTLVLETLYRVLARRLYRYKGKVGRIRNVRDLGGIERVIVMNQQPIGRTPRSNPITYTGAFTFIRDLFAQLPESRTRGYRPGRFSFNVKGGRCEACEGNGLIRIEMHFLPDVYVTCDVCRGRRFNRDTLDIHYKGKSIAEVLDMTVSEAIGFFENVPPIRSRLSLLHDVGLGYIRLGQSATTLSGGEAQRIKLARELGKPSRGNTLYILDEPTIGLHFADVQKLLDVLMRLVDMGNTIVVIEHNLDVIKSADWIIDLGPEGGPGGGRIVAEGTPEDVARTEGSLTGKFLQKVLQRENRRTA from the coding sequence ATGATGAAGTTCATCCGCATCAAGGGCGCATCCCAGCACAACCTCAAGAACATCAGCCTCGACATCCCCCGGGACAGCCTCGTCGTCATCACCGGCGTGAGCGGGTCGGGCAAATCCACGCTGGCCTTCGACACGATCTACGCCGAGGGGCAGCGGCGCTACGTCGAGTCGCTGTCGACCTACGCCCGACAGTTCATCGGGCAGATGGACAAGCCCGAGGTGGAGTCCATCGAGGGCCTCTCCCCCGCCATCGCGATCGAGCAGCGCAGCGCGAGCCACAACCCCCGCTCCACGGTGGGGACCGTCACGGAGATCTACGACTACCTGCGACTGCTCTACGCGCGGATCGGCGTGCCCCACTGCACCCGGTGCGGCCGCGAGATCCGCTCGCAGACGATCGACGCCATGGTGGAGCATCTCCTGGCGCTGCCGGAGGGGACGGCCGTCTGCCTCATGGCCCCCGTCATCCGCGGCAAGAAGGGGGAATTCCAGCGCGAGCTTGCCCGCCTGCGGCGCGAGGGCTACGTGCGGGTACGGGTGGACGGAGAGACCCGGGACCTGGCCGACGAGATCACCCTGGACCGCAACCGCCGCCACGACATCGACGTCGTCGTGGACCGCCTCGCCGTCCGCGAGGGGGTCCGCAAGCGCCTGCGCGATTCCCTGGAGATCTCGGCCCGCCTCTCCGACGGACTCGTCCGCGCGGACATCGCCGGGGGCGGCGAAATCCTCTTCAGCGAGCGCTACGCCTGCCCCGACTGCAACGTGAGCCTCCCGGAGCTCGCCCCCCGGATGTTCTCCTTCAACAGCCCTTACGGGGCCTGCCCGGAGTGCGACGGCCTGGGGACCAAGATCTTCTTCGACGAGGACCTCGTCGTGCCCGACCCGGGGCTCTCGATCCGCGACGGGGCGATCGCCCCCTGGCAGAGGCGCAACTCCATGGTCTTCCACCAGATGCTCGAGGCCCTCTCGGAGCACTTCGGCTTCGACATCAACACGCCCTTCCGGGAGCTCCCCGAGACGGTCCGCCGCGTGTTGCTCTACGGCTCGGGCGACGAGGCGATCCGGTTCTACACGGACAGCGGCGGCAAGAGGCACTTCACGGAGAAGCCCTTCGAGGGCATCATCCCGAACCTCGACCGCCGCTATCACGACTCGGACTCCCACGACGTGCGGGCGGAGCTGGAGCGGTACCTCAACATGAGCGAGTGCCCCGCCTGCGGGGGAGCGCGCCTCAGGAAGGAGAGCCTCTCCGTCACGGTGGGCGGCAAGAACATCCACGAGATGTGTTGCCTGTCCATCGCCGACGGCATGGCGTTTTTGCAGTCGCTGCCGCTCACGAGACAGGAAGCCGCCGTCTCGGAGCGCATCCTGAAGGAGATCCGCGACCGGATGCGCTTCCTCCTGGACGTGGGCATGGACTACCTGAGCCTCGAGCGGGCCTCGGGGACGCTTTCGGGCGGGGAGTGGCAGCGCATCCGCCTGGCCACGCAGATCGGCTCGGGGCTCACGGGGGTGCTCTACGTGCTGGACGAGCCCACGATCGGGCTGCACCCCCGGGACAACGGCCGCCTCATCGCGACCCTGGCCCGCCTCAAGGACATGGGGAACACGGTGCTCGTCGTCGAGCACGATGCCGACATGATGGCGGCCTCCGACCGGATCATCGACATGGGGCCCGGCGCGGGGCGCGAGGGCGGAGAGGTCGTCTTTCAGGGGACCCCGGCGGAGATCCTGGCGAGCGAGACGTCCCTGACCGGCCAATACCTCTCCGGCAGGCGCTGCATCCCCGTGCCGGAGCGGCGGCGGGCGCCGACGGGACGGCGCATCATCCTCGAGGGCGCCACGGAGAATAATTTGAAGGACATCGATATCCGCATCCCCGTCGGCGTGCTCACCTGCGTCACCGGGGTCTCCGGTTCGGGCAAGAGCACCCTCGTCCTGGAGACCCTCTACCGGGTGCTGGCCCGGCGCCTGTACCGCTACAAGGGCAAGGTCGGCAGGATTCGCAACGTCCGGGACCTGGGGGGCATCGAGCGGGTCATCGTGATGAACCAGCAGCCCATCGGCCGCACACCGCGCTCCAACCCCATCACCTACACGGGGGCCTTCACCTTCATCCGGGACCTCTTCGCCCAGCTGCCCGAGTCCCGGACCCGCGGGTACAGACCGGGACGGTTCAGCTTCAACGTCAAGGGCGGCCGCTGCGAGGCCTGCGAGGGCAACGGCCTCATCCGGATCGAGATGCACTTCCTGCCCGACGTGTACGTGACCTGCGACGTCTGCCGCGGCAGGCGCTTCAACCGCGACACCCTGGACATCCACTACAAGGGCAAGAGCATCGCCGAGGTCCTCGACATGACGGTGAGCGAGGCGATCGGATTCTTCGAGAACGTCCCGCCCATCCGCTCGAGGCTCTCGCTCCTGCACGACGTGGGGCTGGGCTACATCCGGCTGGGCCAGTCGGCGACGACGCTCTCCGGCGGCGAAGCCCAACGGATCAAGCTCGCCCGCGAGCTGGGCAAGCCCTCCCGCGGCAACACGCTCTACATCCTCGACGAGCCGACGATCGGCCTGCACTTCGCCGACGTGCAGAAGCTGCTCGACGTGCTCATGCGCCTCGTCGACATGGGCAACACCATCGTCGTGATCGAGCACAACCTCGACGTGATCAAGTCGGCCGACTGGATCATCGACCTCGGGCCCGAGGGGGGCCCCGGCGGGGGAAGGATCGTGGCCGAGGGGACGCCGGAGGACGTGGCGCGGACGGAAGGGTCGCTGACGGGGAAGTTTCTGCAGAAGGTCCTGCAGCGCGAGAACCGGCGAACGGCATGA
- the mfd gene encoding transcription-repair coupling factor, with protein sequence MNSDLQKLLQADPAFRAALERIGRGGETRVTGLKGSSKALFIAALHELTLRTVVVLCAGLDEARSLEQDAAFFAGSGAVLLMPPWDLMLPEALSPQRDVERERIRVLSALIEKKPSIVIIPRAALLQKVVPRDVVAGFMAPVSIGDTLDRDLFAAKLVEGGYRRVPLVEEGGDFSVRGNVIDLYPPAAPGPYRLLLAGDEIESIREMDVASQRSRKELADFTLTPARELVLSEEARRRALRNLRIRAGELGLPVRARDRLAEMIGNGMASSLNPQFFPLFYMDETGANGLEPITDYLPAGGLVIVDDPLSTARADERARNDISRLFLRAKDEERFHLDETALFLPEGDPLQAAGRTPEVVIEDIAVGAEDDGGAIRFDVETDLGLRPKEPALIQREESLLAPVAERVRAWTREGFLVCYLCAGEEERLRMSHLLEDYALPLGHSERPFFTELCAPRGAQGRLLLCEGKIAGGFALPGLKLVVVGEEEIFGKKARRRRPARAREGWFLQSFGELNEGDFVVHTDHGIGVYRGLKRLSVGAIENDFLLMEYQGGDRLYIPVHRLDQIQRYIGPDGHEPRIDKLGGTAWETAKRRVKRAVEEIAEDLVALYAARDSMKGHAFSPVDRYYEEFASSFEYEETPDQARAIEDVNLDMDGEKPMDRLICGDAGFGKTEVAIRAAFRAAMDGKQTAVLVPTTILAEQHYQSFRARLAKYPVRIETLNRFKTREQQKQVIEKIAKGAVDIVVGTHRLLQKDVVFKDLGLVVIDEEQRFGVTHKEKLKKLRTLVDVLTLTATPIPRTLQLSLVGIRDLSIIHTPPEGRQSIKTWVLEFDDEVIRKAVLEEMDRGGQVFFIHDRVHSIHHMARRVGQVVPEAKIGVAHGQMPPRELEEVMVKFLRKEYDVLVCTTIIGSGVDIPAANTIIIDRADRFGLAQLYQLRGRVGRSREEARAYLLIPPGAMLSPDAQKRLTVIKEFTEPGSGFRIASQDLEIRGAGNLVGMAQTGHISAVGYEMYTQLMERAVRELRGEKAPEAEIRPEIHLGIAAFVPDSYVPDAHRRLVTYKKLSMAASDDELRELREEMQDCYGPLPPEVENLVGVISLRNLMKGLMAEKMEYDGHSMILAIHRSSPIDPLRLIALAKKKWKGMRFTPDHRLYVPMPDLPDGQVIEAAKGLLAELAAQ encoded by the coding sequence GTGAATTCCGATCTGCAGAAACTCCTCCAGGCCGACCCTGCCTTCCGGGCCGCGCTCGAGCGCATCGGGCGCGGGGGCGAGACGAGGGTGACGGGCCTGAAGGGCTCCTCGAAGGCCCTCTTCATCGCCGCCCTGCACGAGCTGACCCTGCGCACGGTCGTCGTGCTGTGCGCGGGCCTCGACGAGGCGCGCTCGCTCGAACAGGATGCGGCGTTCTTCGCGGGCAGCGGGGCCGTCCTGCTCATGCCCCCCTGGGACCTCATGCTCCCTGAGGCCCTCTCGCCGCAGCGGGACGTGGAGCGCGAGCGCATCCGCGTCCTCTCCGCGCTGATCGAGAAGAAGCCCTCGATCGTCATCATCCCCCGCGCGGCCCTGCTCCAGAAGGTCGTGCCGCGGGACGTCGTCGCGGGCTTCATGGCCCCCGTGTCCATCGGGGACACCCTCGACCGGGACCTCTTCGCCGCCAAGCTCGTCGAGGGGGGCTACCGCCGGGTGCCGCTCGTCGAGGAGGGGGGAGATTTCAGCGTCCGGGGCAACGTGATCGACCTCTACCCCCCCGCGGCCCCGGGGCCCTACCGGCTGCTGCTGGCGGGCGACGAGATCGAGTCGATCCGGGAGATGGACGTCGCCTCCCAGCGCTCCCGCAAGGAACTGGCCGACTTCACCCTCACGCCGGCGCGGGAACTCGTCCTCTCCGAGGAGGCCCGCAGGAGGGCCCTACGCAACCTGCGGATCCGGGCAGGGGAGCTGGGCCTCCCGGTTCGCGCGCGGGACCGCCTGGCCGAGATGATCGGAAACGGCATGGCCTCCTCACTCAACCCGCAGTTCTTCCCCCTCTTCTACATGGATGAAACGGGGGCGAACGGCCTCGAGCCCATCACGGACTACCTGCCCGCCGGCGGCCTCGTCATCGTCGACGACCCCCTGTCCACGGCGCGGGCCGACGAGAGGGCGCGCAACGACATCAGCCGCCTGTTCCTCCGCGCAAAGGACGAGGAGCGGTTCCACCTTGACGAGACCGCGCTGTTCCTGCCGGAGGGGGACCCCCTGCAAGCGGCGGGGCGAACCCCCGAGGTCGTCATCGAGGACATCGCGGTCGGCGCGGAGGACGACGGCGGGGCGATCCGGTTTGACGTCGAGACGGACCTGGGCCTGCGGCCGAAGGAGCCCGCCCTCATCCAGCGCGAGGAGAGTCTGCTGGCGCCCGTGGCCGAGAGGGTCCGGGCCTGGACCCGCGAGGGGTTCCTCGTCTGCTACCTCTGCGCCGGAGAGGAGGAGCGGCTGCGGATGAGCCATCTCCTCGAGGACTATGCGCTGCCCCTAGGGCACTCGGAGAGGCCCTTCTTCACGGAACTCTGCGCACCGCGGGGCGCGCAGGGGCGCCTGCTGCTCTGCGAGGGGAAGATCGCCGGGGGCTTCGCCCTGCCGGGGCTCAAGCTCGTCGTCGTGGGCGAGGAGGAGATCTTCGGGAAGAAGGCCCGCCGGCGCCGCCCCGCCCGGGCCCGCGAGGGCTGGTTTTTGCAGTCCTTCGGCGAGCTCAACGAGGGCGACTTCGTGGTCCACACCGACCACGGCATCGGCGTCTACCGGGGCCTCAAGCGGCTGAGCGTGGGCGCGATCGAGAACGACTTCCTGCTCATGGAGTACCAGGGGGGCGACAGGCTCTACATCCCCGTACACCGCCTGGACCAGATCCAACGCTACATCGGGCCCGACGGGCACGAGCCTCGAATCGACAAGTTGGGGGGCACGGCCTGGGAGACGGCCAAGCGGCGCGTGAAGAGGGCCGTCGAGGAGATCGCCGAGGACCTGGTGGCCCTCTACGCCGCCCGCGACTCGATGAAGGGCCACGCCTTCTCCCCCGTCGACCGCTACTACGAGGAGTTCGCCTCCTCCTTCGAGTACGAGGAGACCCCCGACCAGGCCCGGGCCATCGAGGACGTCAACCTCGACATGGACGGCGAGAAGCCCATGGACCGCCTCATCTGCGGCGACGCGGGCTTCGGGAAGACCGAGGTGGCCATCCGCGCCGCCTTCCGGGCCGCGATGGACGGCAAGCAGACGGCCGTGCTCGTGCCCACGACGATCCTCGCCGAGCAGCACTACCAGAGCTTCCGGGCGCGGCTGGCGAAGTACCCCGTCCGGATCGAGACCCTCAACCGCTTCAAGACGCGGGAGCAGCAGAAGCAGGTGATCGAGAAGATCGCGAAGGGTGCGGTCGACATCGTCGTCGGCACCCACCGGCTGCTGCAGAAGGACGTCGTCTTCAAGGACCTGGGGCTCGTCGTGATCGACGAGGAGCAGCGCTTCGGCGTCACGCACAAGGAGAAGCTCAAGAAGCTGCGCACGCTCGTGGACGTGCTCACGCTGACGGCCACGCCCATCCCGCGCACACTCCAGCTCTCCCTCGTGGGGATCCGGGACCTCTCCATCATCCACACGCCCCCCGAGGGGAGGCAGTCCATCAAGACCTGGGTGCTCGAGTTCGACGACGAGGTGATCCGCAAGGCCGTCCTCGAAGAGATGGACCGCGGGGGCCAGGTATTCTTCATCCACGACCGGGTGCACTCGATCCATCACATGGCGCGGCGCGTCGGGCAGGTCGTCCCCGAGGCGAAGATCGGCGTGGCCCACGGGCAGATGCCCCCCCGGGAGCTGGAAGAGGTGATGGTAAAATTCCTTCGTAAAGAATACGATGTTCTGGTATGTACGACGATCATCGGGTCGGGCGTCGACATCCCCGCAGCCAACACGATCATCATTGACCGCGCGGACCGGTTCGGCCTCGCACAGCTCTACCAGCTCCGGGGGCGCGTGGGGCGCTCGAGGGAGGAGGCCCGGGCCTACTTGCTGATCCCGCCGGGGGCCATGCTCTCGCCCGACGCGCAGAAGAGGCTCACGGTGATCAAGGAATTCACCGAGCCCGGCTCGGGGTTCCGCATCGCCTCGCAGGACCTCGAGATCCGCGGGGCCGGCAACCTCGTGGGCATGGCGCAGACGGGGCACATCTCGGCCGTAGGTTACGAGATGTACACGCAGCTCATGGAGCGGGCCGTGCGGGAGCTGCGGGGCGAAAAGGCACCGGAGGCGGAGATCAGGCCGGAGATCCATCTCGGCATCGCGGCCTTCGTGCCCGACAGCTACGTGCCCGACGCGCACCGACGGCTCGTGACCTACAAGAAGCTCTCCATGGCCGCCTCTGACGATGAGCTGCGGGAGTTGCGGGAGGAGATGCAGGACTGCTACGGGCCCCTGCCCCCGGAGGTGGAGAACCTGGTCGGGGTCATCAGCCTGCGCAACCTCATGAAGGGCCTCATGGCCGAAAAGATGGAGTACGACGGGCACAGCATGATCCTCGCGATCCACCGGTCGAGCCCCATCGACCCGCTGCGGCTCATCGCGCTGGCGAAGAAGAAGTGGAAGGGGATGCGCTTCACGCCCGACCACCGGCTCTACGTGCCCATGCCCGATCTGCCCGATGGGCAGGTCATCGAGGCGGCCAAGGGGCTGCTCGCGGAGCTGGCCGCCCAGTGA
- the nadA gene encoding quinolinate synthase NadA has protein sequence MDKNELNGKIRALLKEKNGILLAHYYQRDEVQEIADLTGDSLALSFEAAKTKADVIVFAGVHFMAESASILSPDKTVLLPRYEAGCALADTITEEALEQEKAKYPGAAVMTYINSSAAIKAASDICCTSANAVRVVNSLAEKRVIMIPDGNLARYTAKFTDKEIIPWGGACPVHDELTPQEVLAVKARYPNAKFAAHPECREEVLRLADFVGSTSGIIEYAGKMEGSELIFGTEIGILYPLRTRWPGKTFIPASEKMICETMKLTTLEDILKALTNMAPVVKVPEAIRVPAKRCLDRMLAVG, from the coding sequence GTGGACAAAAACGAGCTAAACGGCAAAATCAGGGCGCTGCTGAAAGAGAAAAACGGCATCCTCCTGGCCCACTACTACCAGCGCGACGAGGTGCAGGAGATTGCCGACCTCACGGGGGACTCCCTTGCCCTGAGTTTCGAGGCGGCCAAGACGAAGGCCGACGTCATCGTCTTTGCCGGGGTGCACTTCATGGCCGAGAGCGCCTCGATCCTCTCGCCGGACAAGACCGTCCTGCTGCCCCGTTACGAGGCGGGCTGCGCCCTGGCCGACACGATCACCGAGGAGGCCCTGGAACAGGAGAAGGCGAAATACCCCGGCGCGGCGGTCATGACCTACATCAACTCCTCGGCGGCCATCAAGGCGGCAAGCGATATCTGCTGCACCTCGGCCAATGCCGTGCGCGTCGTGAATTCCCTTGCTGAAAAGAGGGTGATCATGATCCCCGACGGCAACCTCGCCCGCTACACGGCGAAGTTCACCGACAAGGAGATCATCCCCTGGGGCGGGGCCTGCCCCGTCCACGACGAGCTGACCCCGCAGGAGGTTCTGGCCGTCAAGGCCCGGTACCCCAACGCGAAGTTCGCCGCCCACCCCGAATGCCGCGAGGAGGTGTTGAGGCTGGCGGACTTCGTGGGCAGCACCTCAGGCATCATCGAATACGCGGGGAAGATGGAGGGCAGCGAGCTGATCTTCGGCACCGAGATCGGGATCCTCTACCCGCTCAGGACGCGCTGGCCCGGCAAGACCTTCATCCCCGCCTCGGAGAAAATGATCTGCGAAACCATGAAGCTCACGACGCTCGAGGACATCCTGAAGGCCCTGACGAACATGGCGCCCGTGGTGAAGGTGCCCGAGGCAATCCGGGTGCCGGCGAAGAGGTGTTTAGACCGCATGCTGGCGGTGGGCTAA